CTTGAAGTCGATGGCACTCCAATATTGTTCCAGAACAACTTTCTAAGTATCGGGCCTGGCGATTCAGATACGCAATCGTTTTCGACGCATCTCTCGAACACTGTGACGCTCGCCGCTTTTGACCTTGACGGCTCGCCGTTGTCGCATTTTTTGCTGCTGGAAGCCGAAAACGACCCACGCGGAAGAATTCCCGAGCCGCCCGTCGGCCTGTTGCTAATAACTGGGTTAGTAGCACTGGCGGCGACAAGACGTCGCCCGGGCCTGCTCAGCTAGAGGCATGATGCCTGGCCCACAAGAGTAATGTTGTTGCTTCGCCTGTAAGCGCATAGAGCTAAAATCTGGAGGTGTTGTTATGGTTAAGTCGATACGATTCTTGAGCAGTCTTTGGTTGTTGATGCTTATTCTGTTTGGGTCGGCGGGTGTCGAGGCACACTATATTGGTGGCGAGCCGCCCAATCAGTGCGCGACCTGCGGCTGCGCCGCGTGTCCGGCACCTAACGTCCCCTCCTGCGGCTGTAATTCCTCGTATACCGAAGGCAACCTCGGCGACAGCTACAACGGCGGCGCAACAGTCAGCAGCGCCTTTGGTCCCACGCTGAATTTCAGTGCTGCCTATAACAGCAAGCAGGCTGACGGCTCGCAGTCGCGCAGTAACACGGTGATGGGCTACGGCTGGACGCACAGCTACAACACGCTCCTGTTTTCTCAGCGTGGACATATGTTCAGGCTGGGTTCCGATGGGCGGGTAACCAAGTACGCGCTGGGTGTGGGGGGTAAGTATACGGTTACCCCGGGTTACTTCGAGACGCTGGTGAAGAATCCAAACGGCTCATTTACCCTGCGGCAAAAGGAAGGTACCACCTACCTATTCGCACAAGTGCCCGGCACGCCGTTCTTGGTTGAAGGGCCGGTGTGGCGATTGATCAGCATCACCGACCGCAACAACAATATCACGGCATTCACCTATATCGCTGGCAAACTCACACAGGTCACCGACACCTATGGGCAGAGCCTCACGTTTAGCTACACCGGCAATCTCCTCACGCAGGTAACCGATCCTCTGGGACGTATCACGCGCTTCACCTATTCGGCCGGAACGCTTGTGCAGATCACCGACCCCGAGAACAAGTCGGTGAAATACACCTACAACTCGCTGGCGCAAGTTATTCGCAAGGTAGACAAGGATGGCAGGGTCTTTACCTATCAATACAACGGCGCGCAAAAGCCGGTAAAGATAACCGACAGGGGCGGTAATCCGGTTCTGTCGATGACCAACATCAACAACTGGGCCACCGACGAGACAGTACTCGCCATGAATCTGTTGCGCCAGTATGTGCCATCGACTACCAGCAAGACCGATGGGCGTGGCAACGTGTGGCGCTATCAGTACGACAAGAACGGCTATATCACCAAGCTCACTGCCCCGGACGGCGCCATCACCAGCTACATTTACGATGCGGCGACCCTGCAAGTGGCAAGCATGACCGACGCCAACAACCACACCACGAGTTACCTATACGATTCTCAAGGAAACCTGAAGAAGCGCACCGACCATCTGGGCTTCGTCACGAGCTACACCTACGAGCCAGTATTCAATATGATGACCAGCATGACCGACGCCAACGGCCGCACCTCGGTCTATCAGTACGACGCCAGCGGCAACCGCATCAAGGAGACCGACCCGTTAGTCGGCACGCGTGAATGGAGCTACGACTCTCACGGCAATGTGTTGACCGAGAAGGACAAGAACGGCAATGTCACGACTTACCAGTACGACGCCGTCGGCCAGCGCACCAAGGTGACCGACGCGGTGGGCAACGTCACGACGATGACCTACGATGCGGTGGGCAACATGATCTCGCGCACCAACGCGCGCGGCTTCACCACGAGCTACCAGTATGATGGATTGAATCGCCTGGTAAACGAGATCCGACCCGTTGGCGATCCGCTGCAGGCCGACACCAGTTTTTTCTACGACGGTCAGGGCAACCGCGTGGAGGTGATTGACCGCAACGACAATAGTACGATCTATCAATATGACCTGCGCCAGCGCTTTGTCAAGACCACGGATGCGCTCAAGACCGTCAATGCGCCGCTCGGTCAAACGATGAAATACACCTACGACGGCAACGACAACCGCCTCTCTGCTACCGACAAGAACAACCACACCACAACGTTTGAATATGATGTCCAGAATCGCCTGGTCAAGACGATCGATGCGATCGGCAACATGACGACGATGACCTACGACGGAGTTGGCAATCGGCTTACCGAGACCGACGCCAACGGTCATACCACGAGCTACCAGTACGACGCGCTGAACAGGATGGTGAAAAAGACCGATGCCGAGATGAACATCACGCAGATGTTCTACGACATGGTAGGAGGTTGCCTTGGATGCTCCGGCCCAACCAGGGGGTCAAGTCTCATAACCAAGCAGATTGACGCCGAAGGCAAGGTGACCTACTTCAAGTACGACGGTCTTGACCGGCTTATCATCCAGAATCGCAAGCAGACCGACGTTGCCGATGCCATCGACAGTGATGACGCGGTGACGCGCTACAGCTACGACGCACAAAGCAACCAGCTCACAATGACCGAGCCCAACGGCAATGTGACGAGCTACGTCTACGATGCATTGAACCGCCCGGTGAAGCTGGTTAACGCTGCCGGCGATACAACTAGCACGACTTACGATCAGAACAGTAACGTCAAGACCGTCACTGCGCCGAATCTGAACGTCACGACCAACACCTACGATGCGCTCGATCGCCTAACCCAAGTGGGCGACTCGGTTGGTCTTGTTGCCACCTATACCTACGACGCGGTGGGCAACCGCCTCACGCAGAAGGACGGCAACGGCAACGGCACCACGAACACCTATGACACGATCTATCGAATTACCAATGTGACCGACGCGCTGGGTAAAAGCACGCATTACGACTACGACGCAGTCGGCAACCTGCTGAAGCTCACCGACCGCGAGGGTAACGCCACGACCTATGTCTACGATGATATCAACCGGCGCACGCAGACGACCGATGCCCAGCCATTCGTCACTACCTACGAGTACGACGGCGTAGGCAATCTGAAGAAAATCAACGCGTTCAATGACACTGAAGACCCTGTCGACCCGCCACAAGTCACCTCTTATGACTATGACAATATCAACCGTCTGATCAAGGAAACCTACGCGGACACTCGCATGCGAACCTTTACCTATGATCGTGTGGGCAATCTCAAAACCCGCACCGACCAGAAGGGGCAGGTGACCAGCTACGACTACAGCGATCTGTACTTCCTCACCCAGCGCGACTATCCGACAAGCGTCGATGACAACATGAGTTATGACCTTTCGGGGCGGCTGCTGAGCGCCGAGCGCGGCAGCTGGTTGGTCACCTATATCTACGATGGCGCTAACCGGGTCACCACCACAGTTCAAAACGGCAAGACGCTCAATTACGCCTACAACATTCCTGGGCGCACACGCACTGTGACCTATCCGGGCGGGCGATCGATCACCGAAGCCACCGACCCGCGCAGCCGGCTGGACAAGATCGACGATGCGGGCTCGCCGCCGCCGATCGTGCAATACAGCTATGACTTGGGCGATCGGGTAGTTTCCCGCGCCTACCGCAACGGAACCACAGCAAGTTACAGCTACAACGCTAACAACTGGATCACGAGTCTGGATCACGTCAAAGCCGACTTAACCCGAATCGCCGGTTTCACCCACGCCTTCGACAATGAAGGCAACAAGCACTTCGAGAACAAGCTTACGGATACCTCCGGCTCGGACACCCGCTCGGAGGCCTACCAGTATGATAAGATCTACCGGCTGATCGACTACAAGGTCGGCACGCTCGCGGGCTCGACAGTTCCCGTGCCGACCACCCAGACGCAGTACACGCTCGATGGCGTCGGTAACTGGAAAATCAAGACCAAGGACGCGATCCCCGAGATCCGCACCCACAACGCGGTGAATGAGATCACTGCCATCAACGGCGCACCTGTCGTCTCAGATTTCAACGGCAACACGAGCGAGGACACACTGTATAACTATGCCTACGACGAGGAGAACCGGCTCACTGCAGTGACGCGCAAGTCAGACAGTAAACTGGTGGGGCAGTATCAGTATGATGCGCTCTCCCGGCGGGTGAAGAAGATCGCCGATCCGGCACTCGGGCCGCCCACTCCCACCGAGACCCGCTACTTCTACGACGATGCGAGGATTGTCGAGGAGCAGAGCGCCGCCGGCCTAACACAGACGACCTACGTCTACGGCAACTATGTGGACGAGATTCTGACGATGGATCGTGCCGGCCAAACCTACTACTACCATCAGAACAGCCTGTGGTCGGTGGAGGCGGTGACAGACAGTGCAGCTAATGTGGTGGAGCGCTACGCCTACGACGTCTACGGTCTACCTGCAATATTCAATGGCGTCGGCGCAGCGGTAGCGCCCAACCCATGGGGCACGCCGCACAGCACAACCGGCAACCCGTGGATGTTCACCGGACGGCAGCTTGATGAGGAGACCGGCATTTACTTCTATCGGGCTCGATACTACGACACAGTGAATGGACGGTTTTTGCAGAGAGACCCGCTTGGCTATGGAAATGGAATGAACCTTTATGAATTCGTACGGAGCAATCCCAGCAACTGGCTCGATCCCACGGGGATGGCCGTGGGGTGTCCGTATAGTTTCTTCGGAACGAAGGTCGCTACCTCAGCATTTGGGAATGACCTATGGAACTGCACCAAATCCAAGCTCAAGAAGACCTATACACACGAGACGGAGGTGGAGGTCAGCACCGAAATTGGATCCGAATTGGGGGGCAAGGGCGCCAAGCTTTCGTCGAAGATCGGCGTGTCCACGAAGCACAAGGAGGGGGAAAGCGAAGAAGTCGAACTAGGGTGCTGCGAGTGCGTGAAGTTCGAATATAAATTCTCCTGCGAGTGCGTGCCTGGATATACCCGAGCGTTTTTTGGCGGCTTAACCCTTTTCGTTGGTTTCCTCGCTTGGGACGGGGGGTACTGGGAGTGCAAGAAGACCGGTGAGGGCTTGGTCAACTGTAACATAAAGATGCACTGCCCCAATTGCTGAACAGGCCAACCCGTTCTTTCAGGTGATCGCGGCTCGCTACGAAAAAAGCCTCCGAAGCACGCGTTCAACGCTTGAATTGAGTGGCGCGCGGTTTTTGACGCGCCCCGCTCGAATGCAGAGTCAGGTTGCGATTTCAAGATATTCAACGATGCTTGTCGGCTGTGGAATGGGTAAGCCATCTTCAATAAGACCTTCGATGTGACATTCAATTGCTTCACGAATTTCACGCTCAATTTCTTCGACGGTGAAACCAGTCGCGACGCAGCCAGGTAAATCTGGGACGTAGGCTGAGTAGTTATTTTCTGTTTTTTCGACAACGATTGCGTAACGCATATGTTATTTTGATCCGGCACGAATTGAACTTGACTGCCGTTCGTGCTGAGCTTGTCGAAGCATAAGAAGCCATTCACATTTCGACAAGCTCAATGCGAACGACTTCTTGGATAAACGGTGCCGGATCAATAATGGCGCAGCAAGTCAACGTCGGCAACAATGCCAACAGTACAAAAAACGTCATTCCTGCCAAGTTTCTGTCGTTCCCAAAGATTACGTCTATCGAGGAAGCGCAGCGGACGTAACGTTACGTGGCGGACTCGATCACGATGTTGCGACTGCGCTTGAGCGTGGCACTCGCAAGAATTCTCGGCCATTGTTCTCACTGCAATTGGTCAAGTTTATGGTTATATTTATGACACAGTAAGGCTAGCGGGAGGCACGCTTACGATCTTGTTCAGTAAGATGACGCTTACGCACACGTATGGACAGCGGCGTGATTTCCACCAGCTCGTCGTCATCAATAAACTCAACAGCAGATTCCAGCGTCAGCTGAATTGGCGTGGTCAAGCGCACTGCTTCATCCGTGCCGGAGGAACGCACATTAGTCAGTTGTTTGCCTTTAATCGGATTAACCACAAGGTCGTTATCGCGACTGTGTATGCCAATGACCATGCCTTCATACAATTTATCTCCGGGGCTGACGAACATGCGGCCACGATCTTCTAATTTCCATAAGGCATAGGCCACGGCTTCGCCATTGTCTTGAGAAATCAGTACTCCGTTATGGCGACCTGGCATATCCGGCTTGACCGGGCCGTAGTCGTCGAATACGTGCGAAATAAGGCCGGTGCCACGGGTCATGGTCATAAAATCACCTTGGAAACCGATCAAGCTGCGTGCCGGAATACGATATTCCAAACGCACGCGGCCTCTTCCATCCGACTGCATATCCTGTAAATCGCCGCGCCGACGACCCAATTCTTCCATCACTGCACCCTGGTTTGTCTCATCAACGTCCACAGAGAGCATTTCATACGGCTCACATTTTTCACCGTTAACTTCACGAAACACTACGCGCGGTTTAGATACTGCTAATTCGAAGCCTTCTCGACGCATATTTTCCAGCAGAATGGTCAAGTGCAATTCGCCACGTCCCGACACCAGGAAAGAATCTGTCTCACCGGTGTCTTCCACACGCAGTGCCACATTGACCAACAATTCTTTAGTCAAACGATCTTTAATCTGGCGGCTAGTGACGAACTTGCCTTCTTGTCCAGCCAAAGGGGAGTTGTTCACTTGGAAGGTCATAGTTAACGTAGGCTCATCCACTTTAGGCATGGGTAAAGCTTCGGGCTGGTTAATGTCGGCCAAGGTAACGCCAATACCGATATCTTCGATACCGTTGACCAGAATGATGTCGCCAACGCCCGCTTCTTCCATTTGTACTCGCTCGATACCGCGGAAGCCCAGGACCTGATTGACCCGCGCTTTCTTCGACGGTTTATCGCCATTCAGTACCATAACTTCTTGACCGGGCTTAATTCGCCCCCGCGAAACGCGTCCAACACCGATGCGTCCAACAAAGCTGGAATAATCCAGTGCAGAAATTTGGAATTGCAGCGGTCCGTCCATATCGCCAACCGGCGCCGGCACATGCTTTAATATGGTATCGAACAATGGGCGCATATCTGTGCTCGGATTCGCCAAATCCAATGTCGCGTAACCATTCAACGCCGAGGCGTAGACTATCGGAAAATCCATTTGTGCGTCGGTTGCGCCAAGCTTATCGAACAGGTCGAAAGTGTGATCCACTACCCATTCTGGTCGCGCACCGGGACGGTCAACCTTGTTAATTACTACGATAGGACGCAAACCCAGTGCCAGCGCTTTGCGCGTAACAAAACGGGTTTGCGGCATTGGACCTTCTACCGCATCTACCAGTAACAACACGCCGTCCACCATTGACAGAACGCGTTCCACCTCACCGCCAAAGTCGGCGTGTCCTGGCGTGTCCACGATGTTGATATGTACGCCTTCATATTCCACTGCGCAGTTTTTTGCCAGAATGGTGATGCCTCGTTCCTTCTCGATATCGTTACTGTCCATCACGCGCTCAGTGATATGCTGGTGCGCGGCGAAAGTGGCCGTCTGGGAGAGCAGCTTGTCCACCATGGTGGTTTTGCCATGATCAACGTGGGCAATGATGGCGATATTACGGAGTGCGCGCGACATGTTTACGACCTAAGCTAGATAAAGGGCGCGCATTCTAGCATAAGGACACCTCTAAATATTGGAATTCATTCCAAACTACTATTTGAATAAAAATTATTGCAGCCTATTTTTCAGCTACCAAGGCATATCCAGATTTATTTTCTGGCTATTGTTGCTTAGTTGTGTATAATGCGCCCCTCGCTGCGAAATTCGTGCAGCGTTGGCTCATCGTTTTCTGACCTCTGGCGTCTCTGACGCGTCTTGCTTTTACCGGTTAGCGACGATGTTTTGCGCTGGTAGAGTCTATGATCTCCCTACTAAATTTTATTGTGTGGCTTTAGCCACGCATGCGCTTTGATTTAATCATTAATTAAGGAACAATCGTGCCTATTGAAAACACAGCTGCACCTATTAAAGTTATTACCTTTGCCTCTCTGGGATTGAATCCCTTAATCCTCAGTGCTGTAGAAGAATCCGGCTATACCGTACCCTCGCCCATTCAAGCCGAAGCTATTCCCGAAGTGATGGCGGGCCACGATCTGATGGCGTCTGCCCAGACGGGTACCGGCAAAACTGCTGCTTTCATACTGCCAGCGTTACACCGCATCGCCGAACCTGCTGCCGTGCGTAGCAAGGGTCCGCGCGTGCTGGTGCTGACTCCGACGCGCGAATTGGCGCAACAGGTTTCAGACGCCGCCACTAAATACGGCAAGAACATGCGCCTGAAAGTAGTGAGCATTCTCGGTGGCATGCCTTACCCGCTACAAAACAAACTGCTATCCAGCCCAGTAGATATTCTGGTGGCTACTCCAGGCCGTTTGATTGATCACATCGAGCGTGGCCGTATTGACTTCTCGCGTCTCGAAATGTTGGTGCTGGACGAAGCCGACCGTATGCTGGATATGGGTTTCATTGATGACGTGGAGCGCATCGCCGCAGCCACCCCGAACACACGCCAAACGCTGCTATTCTCGGCCACACTGGATGGTGTAATTGGTAACCTGGCAAAACGGTTGCTTACGAATCCAAAGCGCATAAGCGTTGCAGCTACGCAGGCACGTCACGAAAACATCGAACAACGCCTAATGTATGTGGACGACATGGCACACAAGGGGCGTTTGCTGGATCACTTACTGCGTGATACGGACTTGAACCAGGCATTGGTATTCACCGCTACCAAGCGCGATGCTGATGCTTTGGCTGATAAACTGCTGTCCCAAGGACATTCCGCCGCCGCGCTACATGGTGATATGAACCAGCGCGAACGCAATCGCACTTTGGTTAACTTGCGCCGTGGTCAAGTGCGTATTTTGGTGGCGACTGATGTGGCCGCACGTGGTATTGACGTTCCGGGTATTTCTCACGTAATCAATTTCGATCTGCCCAAGGCCGCCGAAGACTATGTACACCGGATTGGCCGCACCGGTCGCGCCGGATCTTCCGGTATCGCAGTATCGTTTGCATCCAACCGCGATGCCGGAAACCTGCAAAAGATCGAACGCTACACCGGACAGAGCATAACCGCTCATATCGTTGCCGGTCTGGAACCTAAATTCAAACCGCGTTCACAGCCTTCTAACACGCGTGGAAAGCCCGGCGGATTCGGACGTCATACTTCCCCTGACAGTCGTCATGGTCATCCTGATGGCGTTCGACGGGAAGGTCAATCGCACAATCGTTTTGGTGACAATGCACCTCGGCGCAATGGGAACACCGGCAACACGAGTCCTGCTGGCCAAGAACGTCGTCCGACAAGCAGCTTCTCTGGACGTAATCACAACAGCGGTAACCGTTAAGCATTAAACGATTTTTCGCTAAAAGCAAAAAGGCATGCCGAGGCGTGCCTTTTTTGTTTTTGCGGGTAATCGTACTGTTGGGCGCCTTTAAAATTCAGAATTTGTTCAAATACCGAGGGTGAAAGAATTTGTGAGCATCTGCTGCTTGCTTCAGTTTCGTATTGCAATAGCTCGGAATTTAATCGTCTAACTAGACAGGCTGTGCGGCAGATTGCTTGGATAGCTGAATTTTTAGAGGTGTGCTGTTGTGCTGGCAGTCGCTATCCACTATGCTTGCCACCGTTTATTCTTAAAATCTAAGCAATTATGCCCGTCAGTATCAAGAATCCTCAGGAAATAGAAAAAATGCGCGTCGCAGGCCGCTTGGCTAGCGAAGTGCTGGACTACATCACACCATTTATACAAGCTGGCATTACTACTGGCGAAATTGATCGCCTTTGCCATGATTACATGGTGAATATTCAACAATGTATTCCGGCGCCGCTCAATTACGCGCCACCAGGGCATACACCCTATCCAAAATCCATTTGTACCTCAATCAACCATCAGGTATGCCATGGTGTGCCGGGTGAAAAAAAACTCAAGAACGGCGATATCCTGAACATTGACGTCACCACCATCAAACAAGCCTATCACGGCGATACCAGCCGCATGTTCCATGTCGGCGAAACATCCATTCAGGCAAAACGGTTATGCG
This genomic interval from Candidatus Nitrotoga sp. AM1P contains the following:
- the typA gene encoding translational GTPase TypA; the encoded protein is MSRALRNIAIIAHVDHGKTTMVDKLLSQTATFAAHQHITERVMDSNDIEKERGITILAKNCAVEYEGVHINIVDTPGHADFGGEVERVLSMVDGVLLLVDAVEGPMPQTRFVTRKALALGLRPIVVINKVDRPGARPEWVVDHTFDLFDKLGATDAQMDFPIVYASALNGYATLDLANPSTDMRPLFDTILKHVPAPVGDMDGPLQFQISALDYSSFVGRIGVGRVSRGRIKPGQEVMVLNGDKPSKKARVNQVLGFRGIERVQMEEAGVGDIILVNGIEDIGIGVTLADINQPEALPMPKVDEPTLTMTFQVNNSPLAGQEGKFVTSRQIKDRLTKELLVNVALRVEDTGETDSFLVSGRGELHLTILLENMRREGFELAVSKPRVVFREVNGEKCEPYEMLSVDVDETNQGAVMEELGRRRGDLQDMQSDGRGRVRLEYRIPARSLIGFQGDFMTMTRGTGLISHVFDDYGPVKPDMPGRHNGVLISQDNGEAVAYALWKLEDRGRMFVSPGDKLYEGMVIGIHSRDNDLVVNPIKGKQLTNVRSSGTDEAVRLTTPIQLTLESAVEFIDDDELVEITPLSIRVRKRHLTEQDRKRASR
- a CDS encoding DEAD/DEAH box helicase, producing MTFASLGLNPLILSAVEESGYTVPSPIQAEAIPEVMAGHDLMASAQTGTGKTAAFILPALHRIAEPAAVRSKGPRVLVLTPTRELAQQVSDAATKYGKNMRLKVVSILGGMPYPLQNKLLSSPVDILVATPGRLIDHIERGRIDFSRLEMLVLDEADRMLDMGFIDDVERIAAATPNTRQTLLFSATLDGVIGNLAKRLLTNPKRISVAATQARHENIEQRLMYVDDMAHKGRLLDHLLRDTDLNQALVFTATKRDADALADKLLSQGHSAAALHGDMNQRERNRTLVNLRRGQVRILVATDVAARGIDVPGISHVINFDLPKAAEDYVHRIGRTGRAGSSGIAVSFASNRDAGNLQKIERYTGQSITAHIVAGLEPKFKPRSQPSNTRGKPGGFGRHTSPDSRHGHPDGVRREGQSHNRFGDNAPRRNGNTGNTSPAGQERRPTSSFSGRNHNSGNR
- a CDS encoding RHS repeat-associated core domain-containing protein → MLILFGSAGVEAHYIGGEPPNQCATCGCAACPAPNVPSCGCNSSYTEGNLGDSYNGGATVSSAFGPTLNFSAAYNSKQADGSQSRSNTVMGYGWTHSYNTLLFSQRGHMFRLGSDGRVTKYALGVGGKYTVTPGYFETLVKNPNGSFTLRQKEGTTYLFAQVPGTPFLVEGPVWRLISITDRNNNITAFTYIAGKLTQVTDTYGQSLTFSYTGNLLTQVTDPLGRITRFTYSAGTLVQITDPENKSVKYTYNSLAQVIRKVDKDGRVFTYQYNGAQKPVKITDRGGNPVLSMTNINNWATDETVLAMNLLRQYVPSTTSKTDGRGNVWRYQYDKNGYITKLTAPDGAITSYIYDAATLQVASMTDANNHTTSYLYDSQGNLKKRTDHLGFVTSYTYEPVFNMMTSMTDANGRTSVYQYDASGNRIKETDPLVGTREWSYDSHGNVLTEKDKNGNVTTYQYDAVGQRTKVTDAVGNVTTMTYDAVGNMISRTNARGFTTSYQYDGLNRLVNEIRPVGDPLQADTSFFYDGQGNRVEVIDRNDNSTIYQYDLRQRFVKTTDALKTVNAPLGQTMKYTYDGNDNRLSATDKNNHTTTFEYDVQNRLVKTIDAIGNMTTMTYDGVGNRLTETDANGHTTSYQYDALNRMVKKTDAEMNITQMFYDMVGGCLGCSGPTRGSSLITKQIDAEGKVTYFKYDGLDRLIIQNRKQTDVADAIDSDDAVTRYSYDAQSNQLTMTEPNGNVTSYVYDALNRPVKLVNAAGDTTSTTYDQNSNVKTVTAPNLNVTTNTYDALDRLTQVGDSVGLVATYTYDAVGNRLTQKDGNGNGTTNTYDTIYRITNVTDALGKSTHYDYDAVGNLLKLTDREGNATTYVYDDINRRTQTTDAQPFVTTYEYDGVGNLKKINAFNDTEDPVDPPQVTSYDYDNINRLIKETYADTRMRTFTYDRVGNLKTRTDQKGQVTSYDYSDLYFLTQRDYPTSVDDNMSYDLSGRLLSAERGSWLVTYIYDGANRVTTTVQNGKTLNYAYNIPGRTRTVTYPGGRSITEATDPRSRLDKIDDAGSPPPIVQYSYDLGDRVVSRAYRNGTTASYSYNANNWITSLDHVKADLTRIAGFTHAFDNEGNKHFENKLTDTSGSDTRSEAYQYDKIYRLIDYKVGTLAGSTVPVPTTQTQYTLDGVGNWKIKTKDAIPEIRTHNAVNEITAINGAPVVSDFNGNTSEDTLYNYAYDEENRLTAVTRKSDSKLVGQYQYDALSRRVKKIADPALGPPTPTETRYFYDDARIVEEQSAAGLTQTTYVYGNYVDEILTMDRAGQTYYYHQNSLWSVEAVTDSAANVVERYAYDVYGLPAIFNGVGAAVAPNPWGTPHSTTGNPWMFTGRQLDEETGIYFYRARYYDTVNGRFLQRDPLGYGNGMNLYEFVRSNPSNWLDPTGMAVGCPYSFFGTKVATSAFGNDLWNCTKSKLKKTYTHETEVEVSTEIGSELGGKGAKLSSKIGVSTKHKEGESEEVELGCCECVKFEYKFSCECVPGYTRAFFGGLTLFVGFLAWDGGYWECKKTGEGLVNCNIKMHCPNC
- a CDS encoding type II toxin-antitoxin system HicB family antitoxin gives rise to the protein MRYAIVVEKTENNYSAYVPDLPGCVATGFTVEEIEREIREAIECHIEGLIEDGLPIPQPTSIVEYLEIAT